The following are encoded together in the Xanthomonas sacchari genome:
- the rsmI gene encoding 16S rRNA (cytidine(1402)-2'-O)-methyltransferase, with protein MSAQPGTLHVVATPIGNLADLTPRAQETLRSVAAICAEDTRRSGQLLAHFGIERPLLALHEHNEEALSQRIVARLLEGQSLALVSDAGTPLVSDPGYRLVRAARAAGVRVSPVPGACAAIAALSVAGLPSDRFAFEGFLPAKASARRERLVRLASEPRTLVFYEASHRIAESLADCRAAFGDARPAVLARELTKLFETVLDGTLADLHARVEADDNQRKGEFVLMVQGAGDDADAQLAEGRRVYAKLSEHLPPSTAAKLAAELTGASRKALYGGG; from the coding sequence ATGAGCGCCCAGCCCGGAACTCTGCACGTCGTCGCCACGCCGATCGGCAACCTCGCCGACCTGACGCCGCGCGCCCAGGAGACGCTGCGCTCGGTGGCGGCGATCTGCGCCGAGGACACCCGCCGCAGCGGCCAGCTGCTGGCCCACTTCGGCATCGAGCGGCCGCTGCTGGCACTGCACGAACACAACGAGGAGGCGCTGTCGCAGCGCATCGTCGCGCGCCTGCTGGAGGGCCAGTCGCTGGCCCTGGTCAGCGACGCCGGCACCCCGCTGGTCAGCGACCCCGGCTACCGCCTGGTGCGCGCCGCCCGCGCCGCCGGGGTGCGGGTCAGCCCGGTCCCGGGCGCCTGTGCGGCGATCGCCGCGCTCAGCGTGGCCGGCCTGCCCAGCGACCGCTTCGCCTTCGAGGGCTTCCTGCCGGCCAAGGCCTCGGCACGCCGCGAGCGCCTGGTCCGGTTGGCCAGCGAACCACGCACCCTGGTGTTCTACGAAGCCTCGCACCGCATCGCCGAGTCCCTGGCCGACTGCCGCGCCGCCTTCGGCGACGCCCGCCCGGCGGTGCTGGCGCGCGAACTGACCAAATTGTTCGAGACCGTGCTCGACGGCACCCTGGCCGACCTGCACGCGCGGGTCGAGGCCGACGACAACCAGCGCAAGGGCGAGTTCGTGCTGATGGTGCAGGGCGCCGGCGACGACGCCGACGCGCAACTGGCCGAAGGCCGCCGCGTCTACGCCAAGCTCAGCGAGCACCTGCCGCCGTCCACCGCCGCCAAGCTGGCCGCCGAACTGACCGGTGCGTCGCGCAAGGCGTTGTACGGCGGTGGCTAG
- a CDS encoding metal-dependent hydrolase: MPSIFTHAAVPLALWDAADRGRISTRLLGAGVVASMLPDADVLGFALHIPYADAFGHRGASHSLLFAVVLGALGGLLHRPLRAGALQAATWLFVCTASHPLLDAMTSGGLGVALTWPWSEQRWFAPWRPIRVSPFANGFFSARGVATLLSELRWVWLPLALAVCTWKLLQPPSPSASSSSPPSP, translated from the coding sequence GTGCCCAGCATCTTCACCCACGCCGCGGTGCCGCTGGCGCTGTGGGACGCCGCCGATCGCGGGCGCATCTCCACGCGCCTGCTCGGCGCCGGCGTCGTTGCGTCGATGCTGCCCGACGCCGATGTGCTCGGCTTCGCCCTGCACATTCCTTACGCCGACGCGTTCGGCCATCGCGGCGCCAGCCACTCGCTGCTGTTCGCCGTGGTGCTGGGCGCGCTCGGTGGGCTGCTGCACCGACCGTTGCGCGCCGGCGCGCTGCAGGCGGCCACGTGGCTGTTCGTCTGCACCGCCTCGCATCCGCTGCTCGATGCGATGACCTCCGGCGGCCTCGGCGTGGCCCTGACCTGGCCGTGGAGCGAGCAGCGCTGGTTCGCGCCGTGGCGGCCGATCCGGGTCTCGCCGTTCGCCAACGGTTTCTTCAGCGCCCGCGGCGTGGCCACACTGCTGTCGGAGCTGCGCTGGGTGTGGCTGCCGCTGGCGCTGGCGGTGTGCACCTGGAAACTGCTGCAGCCGCCCTCGCCCTCCGCGTCTTCCTCTTCGCCGCCTTCGCCATGA
- a CDS encoding sensor histidine kinase KdpD, whose product MPDPRTQQADALIGELQRERGGRLTVFLGAAPGVGKTYAMLSRARQLQQQGSKLVVGVVETHGRAETAALLEGLTVQPRRRLEYRGRTLDEMDLDALLALRPPLVLVDELAHRNAPGSRHERRWQDVQELLDAGIDVYSTVNIQHLESLNDVVHRITGVRVSETVPDAIFDRLRDIVLVDLPPRELIERLQQGKVYLPEQAGQALQAFFSPSNLAALRELAMQTAADRVDNDLRDVQAAQGRTSVALRRTVMVAIDGRGQSDYLVRVARRLAERRGAPWTVVTVQTQAQPDADWQLEIDRAFALARRLGGEAALLHGANVADALLDHAARSGVSTLVLGRTRERPLARMINRTLTQQLLQRGAHYELVIISSPEARARARRRWRSPAHWLSRDDLLFATVASALAVVVAWIAESWVGIDDLSMVFIVAVVMVASKTRMTAAVLAALLSFFSYNFFFIEPRFTFQIGARQGVVTVLLFLVAALVAGRLASRLRMQVLALRAVNAQTTALQRLGRELTSAADLGQVLEAGRRALAGTLDAEAWLRLQPLERAHAEADDYAPSMAAVDRSAADWAQRHGQATGRFTDTLAGASWWFLPVRHERGTIGVVGLRFGAGVQRPGLEQQRLAEAMVEDIGQAALRTRLVADLESARVSGETERLRSALLSSVSHDLRSPLAAMIGAASSLSSYGKAMDAEDRRSLLETIQLEGERLDRYIQNLLDMTRLGHTGLTLNRDWIGVDELIGSAARRLQRYQPQVRLDIALAAELPTLWVHPALVEQAIFNVLENAAKFSPADAAIRVAAGMVEGRLRIDISDRGPGIPEDERARIFDMFYSVERGDRGRHGTGLGLTICQGMIGAHGGSVEALPGPDGRGTTIRITLPLIEPAAPPSRPDAD is encoded by the coding sequence ATGCCCGACCCCCGCACCCAACAGGCCGACGCCCTGATCGGCGAACTGCAGCGCGAGCGCGGCGGGCGCCTGACCGTGTTCCTCGGCGCGGCGCCGGGGGTGGGCAAGACCTACGCGATGCTGTCGCGCGCGCGGCAGTTGCAGCAGCAGGGCAGCAAGCTGGTGGTCGGCGTGGTCGAGACCCACGGCCGCGCCGAGACCGCGGCGTTGCTGGAAGGCCTCACCGTGCAGCCGCGGCGGCGGCTGGAGTATCGCGGCCGGACCCTGGACGAGATGGACCTGGATGCGTTGCTGGCGCTGCGCCCGCCGCTGGTGCTGGTGGACGAACTGGCCCATCGCAACGCGCCCGGCAGCCGCCACGAGCGGCGCTGGCAGGACGTGCAGGAGCTGCTCGACGCCGGCATCGACGTCTACAGCACGGTCAACATCCAGCACCTGGAAAGCCTCAACGACGTGGTCCACCGCATCACCGGCGTGCGCGTCAGCGAGACCGTGCCCGATGCGATCTTCGACCGCCTGCGCGACATCGTGCTGGTCGACCTGCCGCCACGCGAGCTGATCGAACGCCTGCAGCAGGGCAAGGTCTACCTGCCCGAGCAGGCCGGGCAGGCGTTGCAGGCGTTCTTCTCGCCGTCGAACCTGGCCGCGCTGCGCGAGCTGGCGATGCAGACCGCCGCCGACCGCGTCGACAACGACCTGCGCGACGTGCAGGCCGCGCAGGGCCGCACCAGCGTCGCCCTGCGGCGCACGGTGATGGTGGCGATCGACGGGCGCGGCCAGTCCGACTACCTGGTGCGGGTGGCGCGGCGCCTGGCCGAGCGCCGCGGCGCGCCGTGGACCGTGGTCACCGTGCAGACCCAGGCGCAGCCGGATGCCGACTGGCAACTGGAGATCGACCGTGCGTTCGCTCTGGCGCGCCGGCTCGGCGGCGAGGCCGCGCTGCTGCACGGCGCCAACGTCGCCGACGCCTTGCTCGACCACGCCGCGCGCAGCGGCGTGTCCACCCTAGTGCTGGGCCGCACCCGCGAGCGCCCGCTGGCGCGCATGATCAACCGCACCCTGACCCAGCAACTGCTGCAACGCGGCGCGCACTACGAACTGGTGATCATCAGTTCGCCGGAAGCGCGCGCGCGGGCCCGGCGGCGCTGGCGCAGCCCGGCGCACTGGCTGTCGCGCGACGACCTGCTGTTCGCCACGGTGGCCTCGGCGCTGGCGGTGGTGGTCGCCTGGATCGCCGAAAGTTGGGTCGGCATCGACGACCTGTCGATGGTGTTCATCGTCGCGGTGGTGATGGTCGCGTCGAAGACGCGGATGACCGCGGCGGTGCTGGCGGCGCTGCTGAGTTTCTTCAGCTACAACTTCTTCTTTATCGAACCGCGCTTCACCTTCCAGATCGGCGCGCGCCAGGGCGTGGTCACGGTGCTGCTGTTCCTGGTCGCGGCCCTGGTCGCCGGGCGCCTGGCCTCGCGCCTGCGCATGCAGGTGCTGGCGCTGCGCGCGGTCAACGCACAGACCACCGCACTGCAGCGGCTGGGCCGCGAACTCACCAGTGCCGCCGACCTGGGGCAGGTGCTGGAGGCCGGCCGCCGCGCGCTCGCCGGCACCCTCGATGCCGAGGCCTGGCTGCGCCTGCAACCGCTGGAGCGCGCGCACGCCGAGGCCGACGACTACGCGCCGTCGATGGCCGCGGTGGACCGCAGCGCCGCCGATTGGGCGCAGCGCCACGGTCAGGCCACCGGGCGCTTCACCGACACCCTGGCCGGCGCGAGCTGGTGGTTCCTGCCGGTGCGCCACGAACGCGGCACCATCGGCGTGGTCGGCCTGCGCTTCGGCGCCGGTGTGCAGCGCCCGGGCCTGGAGCAGCAGCGCCTGGCCGAGGCGATGGTCGAGGACATCGGCCAGGCGGCGCTGCGCACGCGCCTGGTCGCCGACCTGGAAAGCGCGCGTGTCAGCGGCGAGACCGAGCGGCTGCGCTCGGCCCTGCTGTCCTCGGTCTCGCACGACCTGCGCTCGCCGCTGGCGGCGATGATCGGCGCGGCCAGCAGCCTGTCCAGCTACGGCAAGGCAATGGATGCGGAGGATCGCCGCAGCCTGCTCGAGACGATCCAACTGGAAGGCGAGCGCCTGGACCGCTACATCCAGAACCTGCTGGACATGACCCGGCTCGGCCACACCGGGCTGACCTTGAACCGCGACTGGATCGGCGTGGACGAATTGATCGGCTCGGCCGCGCGGCGCCTGCAGCGCTACCAGCCGCAGGTGCGCCTGGACATCGCCCTGGCCGCGGAGCTGCCGACGCTGTGGGTGCACCCGGCACTGGTCGAACAGGCGATCTTCAACGTGCTGGAGAACGCCGCCAAGTTCTCGCCGGCTGACGCGGCGATCCGCGTCGCCGCCGGCATGGTCGAGGGCCGCCTGCGCATCGACATCAGCGACCGCGGCCCGGGCATTCCCGAGGACGAGCGCGCGCGCATCTTCGACATGTTCTACAGCGTCGAGCGCGGCGACCGCGGCCGCCACGGCACCGGCCTGGGCCTGACCATCTGCCAGGGCATGATCGGCGCGCACGGCGGCAGCGTCGAGGCGTTGCCGGGCCCAGATGGCCGCGGCACCACGATCCGCATTACCCTGCCGCTCATCGAACCCGCCGCGCCGCCGTCCCGCCCCGATGCCGACTGA
- a CDS encoding penicillin-binding protein activator has protein sequence MNKRFARISALSLLALLIAGCATTSVTPSASPAQSAALALLDQGKPKDAAQQLEAQAAGATGSARNQLLGDAAFAWYEAGDAARARSLLAQVQPRQLPPLSKVRVALVEAELALADRQPAKALQALGSDPRDVPQNLRARWHLARAQALEGTGDATAALDERARADNGLSGQARSDNQRAIVRQLATLNDATLQARAAALPAGDPLYNFVGRALLSRGLALPRPFDRGEQWGFDTSKRLPAERDGYRPPAKLAVLLPLSGSLATAAAPVRDGLLAGYYGETRRRPAIDFIDTTGTPAGALAAYQKAVDGGADFVVGPLGRDEVTALFARDALPVPVLALNRGTHAPPGGSAGFSLAPEDDGIAAAEYLLAHERHNTLVIGSNDDNGRRAVAAFRDRFSERGGKVAGSISVAETPGDIAAQLRNAGAADSVLLAVKGNTARALAPQLALAGFAGKTRIATSQLVLGTGKPEDDLVLDGIVYPSELWNVRGVGGLPAATSVADMLPTARGPAGRLFAFGYDAWQITAYLEKLATGKDSGLRGATGVLHLDGFGNIVRTPAWSTFSGGRPTPLPDGN, from the coding sequence ATGAACAAGCGATTCGCAAGGATTTCCGCCCTGTCGCTGCTGGCGCTGCTGATCGCCGGCTGCGCCACCACCAGCGTGACGCCGAGCGCCTCGCCGGCCCAATCGGCCGCGCTGGCGCTGCTGGACCAGGGCAAGCCGAAGGACGCGGCGCAGCAGCTCGAGGCGCAGGCCGCCGGCGCCACCGGCAGCGCCCGCAACCAGTTGCTGGGCGACGCCGCCTTCGCCTGGTACGAGGCCGGCGACGCCGCCCGTGCGCGCAGCCTGCTGGCGCAGGTGCAGCCGCGGCAGTTGCCGCCACTGAGCAAGGTGCGGGTGGCACTGGTCGAGGCCGAGCTGGCCCTGGCCGACCGCCAGCCGGCCAAGGCGCTGCAGGCGCTGGGCAGCGATCCGCGGGACGTGCCGCAGAACCTGCGTGCGCGCTGGCACCTGGCCCGCGCACAGGCCCTGGAAGGGACCGGCGACGCCACCGCGGCGCTGGACGAGCGCGCCCGCGCCGACAACGGCCTCAGCGGCCAGGCGCGCAGCGACAACCAGCGCGCCATCGTGCGCCAGTTGGCCACGCTCAACGACGCCACCCTGCAGGCGCGCGCCGCCGCGCTGCCGGCTGGCGATCCGCTGTACAACTTCGTCGGCCGCGCGCTGCTGAGCCGTGGTCTGGCGCTGCCGCGCCCGTTCGACCGCGGCGAGCAGTGGGGCTTCGACACCAGCAAGCGGCTGCCGGCCGAGCGCGACGGCTACCGCCCGCCGGCCAAGCTGGCGGTGCTGCTGCCGCTGAGCGGCAGCCTGGCCACCGCGGCCGCGCCGGTGCGCGACGGCCTGCTCGCCGGCTATTACGGCGAGACCCGGCGGCGTCCTGCGATCGACTTCATCGACACCACCGGCACCCCGGCCGGCGCACTGGCCGCCTACCAGAAGGCGGTCGATGGCGGCGCCGACTTCGTGGTCGGCCCGCTCGGCCGCGACGAGGTCACCGCGCTGTTCGCACGCGACGCGCTGCCCGTGCCGGTGCTGGCGCTGAACCGCGGCACCCACGCCCCGCCCGGCGGCAGCGCCGGCTTCTCGCTGGCGCCGGAAGACGACGGCATCGCCGCCGCCGAGTACCTGCTGGCGCACGAGCGCCACAACACCCTGGTGATCGGCAGCAACGACGACAACGGCCGCCGCGCGGTGGCCGCGTTTCGCGACCGCTTCAGCGAGCGCGGCGGCAAGGTCGCCGGCAGCATCAGCGTGGCCGAGACGCCCGGCGACATCGCCGCGCAACTGCGCAACGCCGGTGCCGCCGACTCGGTGCTGCTGGCGGTCAAGGGCAACACCGCCCGCGCGCTGGCGCCGCAGCTGGCGCTGGCCGGTTTCGCCGGCAAGACCCGGATCGCGACCTCGCAGTTGGTGCTGGGCACCGGCAAGCCCGAGGACGACCTGGTGCTGGACGGCATCGTCTACCCGAGCGAACTGTGGAACGTGCGTGGCGTCGGCGGGCTGCCGGCGGCGACCAGCGTGGCCGACATGCTGCCGACCGCGCGCGGCCCGGCCGGGCGCCTGTTCGCGTTCGGCTACGATGCCTGGCAGATCACCGCGTACCTGGAGAAGCTGGCGACCGGCAAGGACAGCGGCCTGCGCGGCGCCACCGGCGTGCTGCATCTGGACGGCTTCGGCAACATCGTGCGCACCCCGGCCTGGTCCACCTTCAGCGGCGGGCGTCCGACCCCGCTGCCCGATGGAAACTGA
- a CDS encoding YraN family protein, with amino-acid sequence METERRRRGNAVEAAARAELERAGLRLIAANVAFRGGELDLVMQQAQSLVFVEVRYRRSTAFGGGAASVDLRKRRRLLLAAQLFLAAHPQYANWPCRFDVVEADGDPPRLTWLRDAFRAEDC; translated from the coding sequence ATGGAAACTGAGCGGCGCCGACGCGGCAACGCGGTGGAAGCGGCGGCGCGCGCCGAACTGGAGCGCGCCGGCCTGCGGTTGATCGCCGCCAACGTCGCCTTCCGCGGCGGCGAGCTGGACCTGGTGATGCAGCAGGCGCAGAGCCTGGTGTTCGTCGAAGTGCGCTACCGGCGCAGCACCGCATTCGGCGGCGGCGCGGCCTCGGTCGACCTGCGCAAGCGCCGCCGCCTGCTGCTGGCGGCGCAACTGTTCCTGGCCGCGCATCCGCAGTACGCCAACTGGCCGTGCCGCTTCGACGTGGTCGAGGCCGACGGCGATCCGCCGCGGCTGACCTGGCTGCGCGATGCGTTCCGCGCCGAGGATTGCTGA
- a CDS encoding AAA family ATPase, whose translation MTVRSHPIVINPDHFLQTERGRVWTPERSQAAWRQSHDALTTILAGPCEPAGAWTVVIVCGLQGAGKTTWIARQPVRPCTVYFDAALPGARQRAPIVAIAKAAGARIEVVWIKVALPIALARNLQRPADEQVPESAIRSVASLFEAPTLAEGADHVSLVTPAEWAP comes from the coding sequence ATGACCGTGCGCTCCCATCCCATCGTGATCAACCCGGATCACTTCCTGCAAACGGAACGTGGTCGCGTGTGGACGCCGGAACGCAGCCAAGCAGCATGGCGGCAAAGCCACGACGCCCTGACGACGATCCTCGCCGGTCCGTGTGAACCTGCGGGAGCCTGGACGGTCGTGATCGTATGCGGCCTCCAGGGCGCGGGAAAGACCACATGGATTGCGCGGCAACCGGTGCGGCCATGCACCGTCTACTTCGACGCGGCCCTGCCGGGTGCCCGGCAGCGCGCGCCGATCGTCGCCATCGCGAAAGCGGCCGGTGCCAGGATCGAGGTCGTCTGGATCAAGGTCGCATTACCGATTGCGCTCGCGCGGAATCTACAGCGGCCAGCGGACGAACAGGTGCCGGAGTCGGCGATCCGGTCCGTGGCCAGCCTGTTCGAAGCGCCGACGCTCGCCGAAGGCGCTGATCACGTCAGCTTGGTCACGCCTGCCGAATGGGCGCCTTGA
- a CDS encoding FAD-binding oxidoreductase → MTTPLPAALTDTLATLLGPEGWRTDADSRRRYGEDDSRRWALADAVALPQTRAQVQAIVRACRAHRVPLVARGAGTGTAGAAVPFTGGVVLSFARMNRIVQLRPADRCAVVEPGVLNGDLQQALAPHGLFWPPDPSSAEICSVGGNLSTNAGGPRAVKYGATRDNVLGLVAVTGTGELIRCGGAYTKDATGYDLTHLLVGSEGTLALIVEATLKLSPRPLAQAGLRALYRDAAAAAAAVSRLMAQPSTPTMLEFMDRSAIALLRRNGSDVPEAGAMLLIEADGDHDTLPYALQALGAAAEGDGLLTLDVAADGSARDRLWAARRALSPALRTIRPGKINEDVVVPVSRIPDLVAGVEALAAEFDLPIVAFGHAGNGNLHVNIMYAPDDAAETARAQAALPRLFALVLSLEGTLSGEHGIGVAKRDYMDQAFDAATLDAMRAIKRALDPDGILNPGKVLPEP, encoded by the coding sequence ATGACCACACCGCTGCCTGCCGCGCTCACCGACACCCTCGCCACCCTGCTCGGCCCAGAGGGCTGGCGCACCGACGCCGACAGCCGGCGCCGCTACGGCGAGGACGATTCGCGGCGCTGGGCGCTGGCCGACGCGGTGGCGCTGCCGCAGACCCGCGCGCAGGTGCAGGCGATCGTGCGCGCCTGCCGCGCGCACCGCGTGCCGCTGGTGGCCCGCGGCGCCGGCACCGGCACCGCCGGCGCCGCGGTGCCGTTCACTGGCGGCGTGGTGCTGTCGTTCGCGCGCATGAACCGCATCGTGCAACTGCGCCCGGCCGACCGCTGCGCGGTGGTCGAACCCGGCGTGCTCAACGGCGATCTGCAGCAGGCCTTGGCGCCGCACGGGCTGTTCTGGCCGCCGGATCCGTCCAGCGCGGAGATCTGCAGCGTCGGCGGCAACCTGTCGACCAATGCCGGTGGGCCGCGCGCGGTGAAGTACGGCGCGACCCGCGACAACGTGCTCGGCCTGGTCGCGGTGACCGGCACGGGCGAGCTGATCCGCTGCGGCGGCGCCTACACAAAGGACGCCACCGGCTACGACCTGACCCACCTGCTGGTCGGCAGCGAAGGCACGCTGGCGCTGATCGTGGAAGCGACGCTGAAGCTGTCGCCGCGGCCGCTGGCGCAGGCCGGGCTGCGCGCGCTGTACCGCGACGCCGCCGCCGCCGCTGCCGCGGTGTCGCGGCTGATGGCGCAGCCGAGCACGCCGACCATGCTCGAGTTCATGGACCGCAGCGCGATCGCGCTGCTGCGCCGCAACGGCAGCGATGTGCCCGAGGCCGGCGCGATGCTGCTGATCGAGGCCGACGGCGACCACGACACTCTGCCCTACGCGCTGCAGGCGCTGGGCGCGGCGGCCGAGGGCGACGGCCTGCTGACGCTGGACGTGGCCGCCGACGGCAGCGCGCGCGATCGCCTGTGGGCCGCGCGCCGCGCGCTGTCGCCGGCGTTGCGCACGATCCGCCCGGGCAAGATCAACGAAGACGTGGTGGTGCCGGTGTCGCGCATCCCCGACCTGGTCGCCGGCGTGGAAGCGCTGGCCGCCGAGTTCGACCTGCCGATCGTGGCCTTCGGCCATGCCGGCAACGGCAACCTGCACGTCAACATCATGTACGCGCCCGACGACGCCGCCGAAACCGCGCGCGCGCAAGCGGCGCTGCCGCGGCTGTTCGCGCTGGTGCTGTCGCTGGAAGGCACGCTGTCCGGCGAACACGGCATTGGCGTTGCCAAGCGCGACTACATGGACCAGGCGTTCGACGCGGCCACGCTGGATGCGATGCGCGCGATCAAGCGCGCGCTGGATCCGGATGGGATCCTCAATCCGGGGAAGGTGTTGCCGGAGCCTTGA
- a CDS encoding IS110 family transposase, translating to MSPVIGIDVAKRSFDAAIDLTNGKHRTKAKLSNDAKGFQALQAWLQTHAQPDSWIAMEATGTYHQALAEFLHARGYQVCVLNPAQTAAYARSQLSRVKTDRSDAKLIASYALRHREQLRRWHPDPPALKQLKALVRRRQDLQQMLQMERNRLDVAPAQVKDSIQVHLADLQHHIAQIEQAIDDHIDQDPTLRGQRELLVSIQGIADTSAALMLAELGDVRRFADAAAVTAFAGLNPCLQQSGDRKGHVCISRTGSPRLRAGLFMPALVAMTHNPIIRTLKQRLSERGKAGKQIVCAAMRKLLHLAYGVLKSGTAFDPKRGLAC from the coding sequence ATGTCTCCCGTCATCGGCATCGACGTCGCCAAACGCAGTTTCGATGCGGCCATCGATCTGACCAATGGCAAGCACCGTACCAAGGCCAAGTTGTCCAACGATGCCAAGGGCTTCCAGGCCCTGCAGGCATGGCTGCAGACGCATGCGCAGCCCGATAGCTGGATCGCCATGGAGGCCACCGGCACCTATCACCAGGCGCTGGCCGAGTTCCTCCACGCACGAGGCTATCAGGTGTGCGTGCTCAACCCTGCGCAGACGGCCGCGTACGCACGCAGCCAGCTCAGCCGGGTCAAGACCGATCGCAGCGATGCCAAGCTGATCGCCAGTTATGCCCTGCGTCACCGCGAGCAGTTACGCCGTTGGCACCCTGATCCGCCGGCGCTCAAGCAGCTCAAAGCGCTGGTGCGCCGGCGCCAGGATCTGCAACAGATGCTGCAGATGGAGCGCAACCGGCTGGACGTCGCTCCGGCCCAGGTGAAGGACTCGATCCAGGTCCATCTGGCCGATCTGCAACACCACATCGCCCAGATCGAGCAGGCCATCGATGACCACATCGACCAGGATCCGACCTTGCGTGGGCAGCGCGAGCTGCTGGTGAGCATCCAGGGGATTGCCGACACCAGCGCGGCCTTGATGCTGGCCGAGCTTGGCGATGTGAGGCGCTTCGCCGATGCCGCGGCGGTGACCGCCTTCGCGGGCCTGAATCCGTGCCTGCAGCAGTCGGGCGACCGCAAAGGCCACGTCTGCATCTCGCGCACCGGCTCGCCCCGCCTGCGTGCGGGCCTGTTCATGCCGGCCCTGGTGGCCATGACCCACAACCCGATCATCCGGACGCTGAAACAGCGGCTGAGCGAACGCGGCAAAGCCGGCAAGCAGATCGTGTGCGCCGCCATGCGCAAGCTCCTGCACCTGGCCTACGGGGTTCTCAAATCGGGTACGGCGTTCGATCCGAAAAGGGGACTTGCCTGCTAG
- a CDS encoding response regulator, which produces MPTESHADPIPPPRVLVIDDEPQIRRFLDISLRAQGYRVLQADTGAAGLAQLAAHGAELVVLDIGLPDQDGHSVLRELRQWSSVPVIMLTVRAGEDEKVQALDAGANDYVTKPFGVQELMARIRVLLRMQPVAGEAEPVFDDGHLHIHLGLREVRLDGEALPLSRKEYALLALLLRHSGRVVTQPQLLRELWGPTHQDDTHYLRILVGKLRQKLGDSAVAPRYIATEPGVGLRFIGVQCPPA; this is translated from the coding sequence ATGCCGACTGAGTCCCACGCCGATCCGATTCCGCCGCCGCGCGTGCTGGTCATCGACGACGAGCCGCAGATCCGCCGTTTCCTCGACATCAGCCTGCGCGCGCAGGGCTACCGCGTGCTGCAGGCCGACACCGGCGCCGCCGGCCTGGCGCAACTGGCCGCGCACGGCGCCGAACTGGTGGTGCTGGACATCGGCCTGCCCGACCAGGACGGGCACAGCGTACTGCGCGAACTGCGGCAATGGTCGTCGGTGCCGGTGATCATGCTGACCGTGCGCGCCGGCGAGGACGAGAAGGTGCAGGCGCTGGACGCCGGCGCCAACGACTACGTGACCAAGCCATTCGGCGTGCAGGAACTGATGGCGCGCATCCGCGTGCTGCTGCGCATGCAGCCCGTCGCTGGCGAGGCCGAGCCGGTGTTCGACGACGGCCACCTGCACATCCACCTGGGCCTGCGCGAAGTGCGCCTGGACGGCGAGGCGCTGCCGCTCAGCCGCAAGGAGTACGCGCTGCTCGCGTTGCTGCTGCGGCACAGCGGCCGCGTGGTGACGCAGCCGCAACTGCTGCGCGAACTGTGGGGGCCCACTCATCAGGACGACACCCACTACCTGCGCATCCTGGTCGGCAAGCTGCGGCAGAAACTCGGCGACAGCGCCGTGGCCCCGCGCTACATCGCCACCGAGCCGGGCGTGGGGCTGCGCTTCATAGGGGTGCAGTGCCCGCCGGCGTGA
- a CDS encoding NRDE family protein, whose amino-acid sequence MCLVVLAHAAHPRWRLLLVGNRDEFHARPTAPLQRWPAPAQRLLAGRDLRSGGTWVGLDDAGRCAVVTNVRDPLASMSGASRGALIADYLTGAEPAATFADALAARADAFPPFNLLLADAAGAAYVGNHPPGRSALTPGVHGMSNGALDAPWPKTLRLRTAVSAWIAAGDDDLAPLWRALADETLADPADLPDTGVGPDLERRLSPAFIRGSEYGTRASTIVAVDAAGHGWIRERRFGPGGVFLGETRLENRDVGTDTGKQ is encoded by the coding sequence ATGTGTCTGGTCGTTCTCGCGCACGCTGCGCACCCGCGATGGCGCTTGCTGCTGGTCGGCAACCGCGACGAATTCCACGCCCGCCCGACCGCGCCGCTGCAGCGCTGGCCGGCCCCGGCGCAGCGCCTGCTGGCCGGGCGCGACCTGCGCTCCGGCGGTACCTGGGTGGGACTGGACGACGCCGGCCGCTGCGCCGTGGTCACCAACGTGCGCGACCCGCTGGCCTCAATGTCCGGCGCCTCGCGCGGCGCCCTGATCGCCGACTACCTGACCGGCGCCGAGCCGGCCGCGACCTTCGCCGACGCGCTGGCCGCGCGCGCCGATGCCTTCCCGCCGTTCAACCTGCTGCTGGCGGATGCCGCCGGCGCCGCCTACGTCGGCAACCACCCGCCAGGCCGCAGCGCCCTGACGCCCGGCGTGCACGGCATGTCTAACGGCGCGCTCGACGCACCCTGGCCGAAGACCCTGCGCCTGCGCACTGCCGTGAGCGCCTGGATCGCCGCCGGCGACGACGACCTGGCGCCGCTGTGGCGGGCGCTGGCCGACGAGACCCTGGCCGACCCGGCCGACCTGCCCGACACCGGCGTCGGCCCGGACCTGGAACGGCGGCTATCGCCCGCCTTCATCCGTGGCAGCGAGTACGGCACCCGCGCCAGCACCATCGTCGCGGTGGATGCCGCCGGGCACGGCTGGATCCGCGAGCGCCGGTTCGGCCCGGGTGGGGTATTCCTGGGGGAGACGCGGCTGGAGAACCGGGACGTGGGAACAGACACCGGGAAGCAGTGA